The Methanococcus voltae PS genome has a window encoding:
- a CDS encoding Ni/Fe hydrogenase subunit alpha, which produces MTKLSIEPVTRVEGHGKVTLSFDDSGKLDKVNFHVVEVRGFEKFLEGRYIEDAPIFTPRICGICQVSHHLASAKAVDNVFGVKIPETANMLRNLMQQASNVHSHALHFGMLASPDLMFPTTDDALKRNLLGVAGENMDMIKDSIAMRKVGQTIVQKVGGRAIHPVTAIVGGQSKPLTEEERDELLTLSDNLVETAERTLNVGKEMVENLKEKDLMNLGYFESYHMGLVNNGAQDIYEGNIRVVNSEGKIEYEFDPAEYANYITEGVRPYSYLKFPYLTEKGEGEGKGAYRVNTLSRLNVCDKMPTPIAQKYYEEFVKTYGKPAHQPMLFHYARLIELLSSSELIRKFLEDDKIVDTDVRAEVDPKNITGEGVGCVEAPRGTLIHHFKTDDRGIINDTNLVVATVQNNPAMDIGVQKVAEKYIKTPEDAKPHILNHMEMVIRAYDPCLSCATHTIGEEPKMLSMDVCQGGKLIKTL; this is translated from the coding sequence ATGACTAAATTGTCAATAGAACCTGTTACTCGGGTTGAAGGACACGGTAAGGTTACGTTATCATTTGATGACAGCGGAAAGCTCGATAAAGTCAATTTTCACGTTGTGGAAGTTAGAGGATTTGAAAAATTCCTAGAAGGACGATATATCGAAGATGCACCAATATTTACCCCAAGAATTTGCGGAATTTGTCAAGTTTCACACCATTTAGCAAGTGCTAAAGCGGTTGACAATGTATTCGGTGTAAAAATACCTGAAACAGCAAATATGCTCAGAAATTTAATGCAACAAGCTTCAAACGTGCACAGCCACGCTTTACACTTTGGTATGCTTGCTTCTCCAGATTTAATGTTCCCAACTACAGATGACGCTTTAAAAAGAAACCTTTTAGGCGTTGCTGGGGAAAATATGGATATGATAAAGGATTCAATCGCAATGAGAAAAGTAGGTCAAACTATTGTCCAAAAAGTGGGCGGTAGGGCAATCCACCCTGTAACCGCGATAGTAGGCGGACAGTCAAAACCTTTAACTGAAGAAGAAAGAGACGAACTTTTAACATTATCTGATAATCTTGTTGAAACAGCTGAAAGAACATTGAATGTCGGAAAAGAAATGGTTGAAAACTTAAAAGAAAAAGATTTAATGAATCTTGGCTATTTTGAATCATACCACATGGGTTTAGTAAATAATGGCGCTCAGGATATTTACGAAGGAAATATTAGAGTTGTAAACTCAGAAGGTAAAATTGAATACGAATTCGACCCTGCAGAGTATGCAAACTATATTACTGAAGGAGTAAGACCTTATTCATACTTAAAATTCCCTTACTTAACTGAAAAAGGAGAAGGGGAAGGAAAAGGCGCTTATAGAGTTAACACACTTTCAAGATTGAATGTATGCGACAAAATGCCTACGCCAATCGCTCAAAAATACTATGAAGAATTTGTTAAAACCTATGGAAAACCTGCACATCAACCTATGTTATTCCACTACGCGAGATTAATCGAATTATTGTCAAGCTCAGAATTAATAAGAAAATTCTTAGAAGACGATAAAATCGTTGATACAGACGTTAGAGCTGAAGTTGACCCTAAAAATATTACTGGTGAAGGTGTTGGCTGTGTTGAAGCTCCTAGAGGTACATTAATACACCACTTTAAAACCGACGATAGAGGAATTATTAACGACACTAATTTAGTTGTAGCTACCGTTCAAAATAACCCTGCTATGGACATTGGAGTTCAAAAAGTTGCTGAAAAATACATTAAAACACCGGAAGATGCAAAACCTCACATTTTAAACCACATGGAAATGGTTATTAGAGCTTACGACCCTTGTTTATCCTGTGCAACACATACCATCGGTGAAGAACCTAAAATGTTATCCATGGACGTTTGCCAGGGCGGAAAATTAATTAAAACATTGTAA
- a CDS encoding CoB--CoM heterodisulfide reductase iron-sulfur subunit A family protein has protein sequence MEEPRIGVYVCHCGVNIGGVVDCENVAKTAEGLENVVIARDYKYMCADPGQEMIKKDIKELGLNRVIVAACSPRLHEPTFRRCVAEAGLNPFLFEFANIREHCSWVHMKDKEKATEKANDLVRMAVAKSRGLEPLDYLNVPVTKRALVIGAGVAGIQAALDLGDAGFETIVVEKTPSVGGRMAQLDKTFPTNDCSICILAPKMVDVAKHPNIKLYSYSEVKEVKGYIGNFTVKIEKKPRYLSEEKCTGCGSCAEVCPISVPNEFDMGLGMRKAIYQPFPQAVPAKYTIDMEHCIDCGLCSRVCGPQAIDYNQKPEIIEAEVGSIINATGYDPYDPTEKEEYGYGVYPNVVTAMELERMINASGPTMGKVIRPSDGQKPKRIAFIQCVGSRDAKTGHRYCSNVCCMYAMKNSQLIKEKSPETDIDIYYMDIRAFGKAYEEFYERSAKQYGIQFIRGRPAQVFQEVGSDNPMIRAEDTLLGEISEKEYDLVVLSVGMVPSESADDIQKLLGISRSADRFFLEAHPKLRPVDTATDGVYLAGACQGPKDIPASVAQGSAAASRASIPLAQGEVQIEPIVVTIDSEVCGACGICVQQCPYGAPRFVEKDGKMAVEVISALCKGCGTCAAGCPSGALEQSHFKTGQIYSQIEGAFKDSF, from the coding sequence ATGGAAGAACCAAGAATTGGAGTTTATGTTTGCCATTGCGGTGTTAACATAGGCGGAGTTGTAGACTGCGAAAACGTAGCTAAAACTGCCGAAGGACTCGAAAACGTAGTAATTGCAAGAGACTACAAGTATATGTGTGCAGACCCTGGACAAGAAATGATTAAAAAAGATATCAAAGAATTAGGGTTAAATAGAGTTATTGTAGCAGCTTGCTCACCAAGACTTCACGAACCTACCTTTAGAAGATGTGTTGCAGAAGCTGGTTTAAACCCATTTTTATTTGAGTTCGCTAACATTAGAGAACACTGTTCATGGGTTCATATGAAAGATAAAGAAAAAGCTACCGAAAAAGCGAACGACCTTGTAAGAATGGCAGTAGCGAAATCAAGAGGCTTAGAGCCATTGGACTATCTTAATGTACCAGTGACTAAAAGAGCACTAGTTATCGGTGCAGGAGTTGCAGGTATCCAGGCAGCTCTTGATTTAGGTGACGCAGGTTTTGAAACAATTGTTGTAGAAAAAACCCCATCAGTTGGGGGTAGAATGGCGCAACTCGATAAAACATTCCCTACAAACGATTGTTCAATTTGTATCCTTGCTCCTAAGATGGTGGATGTTGCAAAACACCCTAACATCAAATTGTACTCGTACTCTGAAGTAAAAGAAGTAAAAGGTTATATCGGTAACTTCACAGTGAAAATTGAGAAAAAGCCAAGATACTTAAGCGAAGAAAAATGTACTGGTTGCGGTTCTTGTGCCGAAGTATGTCCTATTAGCGTTCCAAACGAATTTGATATGGGGCTTGGAATGAGAAAGGCAATTTACCAACCATTCCCACAAGCGGTGCCTGCAAAATATACCATTGATATGGAACACTGTATAGATTGTGGTCTTTGTTCAAGAGTTTGTGGCCCTCAAGCAATTGATTATAATCAAAAACCAGAAATCATTGAAGCTGAAGTAGGCTCAATTATTAATGCTACAGGTTACGACCCATACGACCCAACTGAAAAAGAAGAATACGGTTACGGTGTTTACCCTAACGTTGTGACAGCGATGGAATTGGAAAGAATGATTAATGCGTCCGGCCCTACAATGGGTAAGGTAATTAGACCTAGCGATGGTCAAAAACCAAAAAGAATCGCATTTATTCAATGTGTTGGTTCAAGGGATGCTAAAACAGGTCACAGATACTGTTCAAACGTTTGTTGTATGTATGCAATGAAAAACTCACAATTAATCAAAGAAAAATCACCTGAAACCGATATCGATATCTACTACATGGATATAAGGGCATTCGGTAAAGCATACGAAGAATTCTACGAAAGAAGTGCAAAACAATATGGTATTCAATTTATTAGGGGAAGACCTGCTCAAGTATTCCAAGAAGTTGGTAGCGATAATCCAATGATTAGGGCTGAAGATACACTTTTAGGTGAAATATCAGAAAAAGAGTACGATTTAGTAGTCCTCTCAGTTGGTATGGTGCCTTCAGAAAGTGCGGATGACATCCAAAAATTACTTGGCATTTCAAGAAGTGCGGACAGATTCTTCTTGGAAGCACACCCTAAATTAAGACCTGTAGATACTGCAACAGACGGTGTTTACCTAGCGGGTGCTTGTCAAGGTCCTAAAGATATTCCCGCGTCAGTTGCACAAGGTTCAGCGGCTGCTTCGAGAGCTTCAATCCCACTAGCTCAGGGAGAAGTTCAAATCGAACCTATCGTTGTAACCATCGATAGTGAAGTTTGTGGAGCTTGTGGTATTTGTGTACAACAATGCCCTTACGGTGCACCAAGATTTGTTGAAAAAGACGGTAAAATGGCTGTAGAAGTAATTTCTGCACTTTGTAAAGGTTGCGGTACTTGTGCGGCAGGTTGTCCGAGTGGAGCTCTTGAGCAATCTCACTTTAAAACAGGGCAAATTTACAGTCAAATTGAAGGAGCTTTTAAAGATTCATTCTAA
- a CDS encoding pyrimidine dimer DNA glycosylase/endonuclease V, translated as MVNQFPHYPAVALCQKHLGSAHVESHMLLGSLKRKRQITKHVEYDQVEVDTIKERHDEIAKEMISRGYNHKSDLEDVSPHIKHLPKDILQKKANRGNVIHYLLYVKHCPECRKRFAIYLRRLIELGY; from the coding sequence ATGGTCAATCAATTTCCTCACTATCCCGCGGTAGCTTTGTGTCAAAAACATCTTGGAAGTGCTCATGTGGAGAGCCATATGCTTTTAGGCTCTTTAAAACGTAAAAGGCAGATAACAAAGCACGTAGAGTATGACCAGGTTGAAGTTGACACCATAAAGGAACGGCATGACGAAATAGCAAAAGAAATGATTAGTAGGGGTTACAACCATAAGTCAGATTTAGAAGATGTATCGCCTCATATAAAACACTTGCCAAAAGATATTTTGCAGAAAAAAGCAAACCGTGGAAACGTTATACACTATTTGCTCTATGTAAAACACTGTCCCGAGTGTAGGAAAAGATTTGCTATTTACCTTAGACGATTAATCGAATTAGGTTACTAA
- the trpC gene encoding indole-3-glycerol phosphate synthase TrpC, with the protein MMINFKRQANAIKNCNKTNKTNKNAVIAEIKVHSPKYGDLLKQRNELDILKIYEEAGVVGISYITDKQYFNGDFDVFKEICKNTELPVLRKDFITKKAEIEKTAEAEASTVLLIPRILGEETAEFVDYANSCGLDTLVEVHNEQEIEIAKNTKTSMIGINNRDICKLELDDGTVSLTEKLANLIPKDRILVSESGISNLNDLNIALMYTDAVLVGTSFMKADFEIQKEFVKSFVGENYD; encoded by the coding sequence ATTATGATAAATTTTAAAAGACAGGCGAATGCCATAAAAAATTGCAATAAAACGAATAAAACGAATAAAAATGCAGTAATCGCTGAAATTAAAGTTCATTCTCCAAAATATGGTGATTTACTAAAACAAAGAAATGAATTAGACATATTAAAGATATACGAAGAAGCGGGAGTCGTTGGAATTTCGTATATCACCGATAAACAATACTTCAACGGAGATTTTGACGTATTTAAGGAAATTTGTAAAAATACAGAACTTCCAGTACTTAGAAAGGATTTTATCACTAAAAAAGCTGAAATTGAAAAAACCGCAGAAGCAGAAGCCAGCACGGTTCTATTAATTCCAAGAATATTGGGCGAAGAAACAGCCGAATTTGTGGATTATGCAAATAGTTGCGGTTTAGATACTCTCGTCGAGGTACACAATGAGCAAGAAATAGAAATTGCGAAAAATACAAAAACTTCCATGATTGGTATAAACAACAGGGATATATGTAAATTAGAACTTGACGACGGAACGGTATCATTAACTGAAAAATTAGCTAATTTAATACCTAAGGATAGAATACTAGTTAGTGAAAGCGGAATTTCTAATTTAAACGATTTAAACATTGCCTTAATGTATACTGACGCGGTACTTGTCGGTACGTCATTTATGAAAGCAGACTTTGAAATACAGAAAGAATTTGTTAAAAGCTTTGTAGGGGAAAACTATGACTGA
- the trpD gene encoding anthranilate phosphoribosyltransferase gives MNKILEKNDLTFEEAYKLFGILLDENEIKIGAYLTALQMKGITSEEIAGFAKAMRDNAITMNLGNVVDTCGTGGDGSKTINVSTAVSLILSCFTKVAKHGNVSITSKSGSANVYEALNCKIPETVEEAEFLMEKTNFTFLHAQKYHPALKKIMPVRNELKFKTIFNVLGPLANPASPKYQIIGVNSIALCDKVAKALPNLQNVERALVVNGYGKSCGKNYTLDELNPNGNSKIVEYNKITNKNFEDEFKSYIVNPKDFGLENSKIIPCNSPEESAKRLKNVFSGKINEDRNFILMNASAGLYACKIASNFLEGIEIAKEVIDSRLVLKKIEEIQKINKINKINKLNKHDEIDEIVNQRGE, from the coding sequence ATGAATAAAATTCTTGAAAAAAACGATTTGACATTTGAAGAAGCTTACAAACTTTTTGGAATATTACTAGATGAAAATGAAATTAAAATAGGAGCCTATTTAACCGCTCTACAAATGAAAGGCATTACTTCGGAGGAAATTGCAGGCTTTGCAAAGGCAATGCGTGATAATGCAATAACTATGAATTTAGGGAACGTTGTAGACACTTGTGGAACAGGTGGCGATGGCTCAAAAACCATAAATGTTAGTACGGCGGTTTCTTTGATACTGTCCTGCTTTACAAAGGTTGCAAAACACGGTAATGTATCAATAACTTCAAAAAGTGGTTCTGCAAATGTATATGAAGCTTTAAATTGTAAAATTCCTGAAACCGTAGAAGAAGCAGAATTTTTAATGGAAAAAACCAATTTTACGTTCTTGCACGCTCAAAAATATCATCCGGCTCTTAAAAAAATAATGCCCGTAAGGAATGAATTGAAGTTTAAAACGATATTCAATGTATTAGGACCTTTAGCAAATCCTGCTAGTCCGAAATATCAAATAATTGGGGTAAATTCTATTGCGTTGTGTGATAAAGTTGCAAAAGCATTGCCTAACTTACAGAACGTGGAAAGAGCGCTGGTTGTAAATGGTTACGGGAAAAGTTGCGGAAAAAATTACACTCTAGACGAACTAAATCCAAATGGAAATTCTAAAATCGTGGAATATAATAAAATTACTAACAAAAATTTTGAAGATGAATTCAAAAGTTATATCGTAAATCCCAAAGATTTTGGGCTTGAAAATTCGAAAATAATTCCCTGCAATAGTCCTGAAGAAAGTGCAAAACGTTTAAAAAATGTATTTTCAGGAAAAATAAATGAAGATAGGAATTTTATACTTATGAATGCTTCAGCGGGTTTATACGCTTGTAAAATTGCATCTAATTTCTTAGAGGGCATAGAAATTGCAAAAGAAGTGATTGATTCAAGATTGGTTTTGAAAAAAATCGAAGAAATCCAAAAAATAAATAAAATAAATAAAATTAATAAATTAAATAAACATGATGAAATTGATGAAATTGTGAATCAAAGGGGTGAATAA
- a CDS encoding anthranilate synthase component I, translated as MKIKLDYVNPLKLYEVIRNEGKYPVMLESRSKGKTNARYTYISYNPEYMLRIKNKTKMDNETISKESNPFKSLKEISDNVGINNYNNYNNYNNNGLKHTDDRFTGGYLGYMAYDCIHNYIGGKIEEPSVFGYYGNIYVYDHRLKKFYFYSEKNNSIDEIKEAKKIVEKAKKLEIKDKCQKNNKNNKNNTKSKNVEIVGCDANFEDYVKMVEKAKEHIFEGDLFQIVPSREYYLKSEYSAFELYKNLREINPSPYMFLLEFDKKIVGASPETMASVQNNILKVNPIAGTAPIGKNILETEKFAKELLNDEKEQAEHMMLVDLARNDVRKVCKPGSVTLDKFFDVVKYSHVQHIESEISGILDEKHNFNMFDAIEATFPAGTLTGAPKFRAMEIIDKIEKSRRKVYGGAVGYFSNSGNADLAIGIRMTEIEKNGICSVRAGAGIVADSIPEKEYYETERKMRAMMKALGVKSSNKSFE; from the coding sequence ATGAAAATTAAATTAGACTATGTAAACCCTTTGAAACTCTATGAAGTTATACGAAACGAAGGTAAATATCCTGTAATGCTTGAATCACGCTCTAAAGGTAAAACAAACGCAAGATATACGTACATTTCATATAACCCAGAATATATGTTGAGAATAAAAAATAAAACCAAAATGGATAATGAAACAATTTCAAAAGAGAGTAATCCGTTTAAATCGTTAAAAGAAATTTCAGATAATGTCGGCATTAATAATTATAATAATTATAATAATTATAATAATAATGGTTTAAAACATACTGATGACCGATTTACGGGTGGTTATCTGGGATATATGGCTTACGATTGCATACACAACTATATTGGTGGAAAAATAGAAGAACCATCTGTATTTGGATACTATGGAAATATTTATGTTTACGACCACCGATTAAAGAAATTTTATTTTTATTCTGAAAAAAATAATTCAATTGATGAGATAAAAGAAGCTAAAAAAATTGTTGAAAAAGCCAAAAAACTTGAAATTAAAGATAAATGTCAAAAAAATAATAAAAATAATAAAAATAACACTAAATCTAAAAATGTTGAAATAGTCGGTTGCGATGCAAATTTTGAAGATTATGTTAAAATGGTAGAAAAAGCAAAAGAACATATATTTGAGGGTGATTTATTCCAAATAGTACCTTCTAGAGAATATTATTTAAAAAGCGAGTATTCTGCGTTTGAATTGTATAAAAATTTAAGAGAAATTAATCCAAGCCCGTATATGTTCTTACTTGAATTTGACAAAAAAATAGTGGGGGCATCACCTGAAACTATGGCATCGGTACAGAATAACATTTTAAAAGTAAATCCAATTGCAGGAACTGCCCCAATTGGTAAAAACATATTAGAAACGGAAAAATTTGCAAAAGAGCTATTGAATGACGAAAAAGAACAAGCCGAACACATGATGCTCGTAGACCTTGCTAGAAACGACGTTAGAAAGGTTTGCAAGCCTGGAAGTGTGACTCTTGACAAGTTTTTCGATGTTGTAAAATACAGCCACGTTCAACATATCGAGAGTGAAATTAGTGGAATTTTGGATGAAAAACATAATTTCAATATGTTTGATGCGATAGAAGCTACATTCCCCGCAGGTACACTTACAGGAGCCCCCAAATTTAGAGCGATGGAAATAATCGATAAAATAGAAAAATCAAGGCGAAAAGTCTATGGTGGTGCGGTAGGTTACTTCTCAAATAGTGGAAATGCTGATTTAGCGATAGGAATCAGGATGACGGAGATTGAAAAAAACGGTATTTGTAGCGTTAGGGCAGGTGCGGGTATTGTAGCCGATTCAATACCTGAAAAAGAGTATTATGAAACAGAAAGAAAAATGCGGGCTATGATGAAAGCTTTAGGCGTTAAATCTAGCAATAAGTCATTTGAATGA
- a CDS encoding aminodeoxychorismate/anthranilate synthase component II encodes MIVIIDNKDSFVWNLADYASLYDEIKVVPNTIDVEKLLNLKPDGIIISPGPGSPENDKDVQNCPEIILEVDIPILGVCLGHQTIANVFGGKIGKIPPVHGKSSYIKHDCKGIFKDVKLPFKAGRYHSFSVLKMPENFHISATSDDGVIMGIRHNSKPIFGVQFHPESILTEFEKKEGLKIIKNFVEISKFYKSPKFSK; translated from the coding sequence ATGATAGTAATAATCGATAATAAAGATTCGTTTGTATGGAATTTGGCGGACTATGCGTCATTATACGATGAAATAAAAGTAGTTCCAAACACCATTGACGTTGAAAAGTTGCTAAATCTAAAACCTGATGGTATTATTATATCTCCTGGACCCGGAAGTCCTGAAAATGATAAAGATGTTCAAAATTGCCCTGAAATTATTCTAGAGGTGGATATTCCGATTTTAGGCGTCTGCCTAGGTCACCAAACGATTGCAAACGTCTTTGGCGGGAAAATAGGTAAAATTCCACCGGTTCACGGTAAATCAAGCTACATAAAACACGATTGTAAAGGAATTTTCAAAGACGTCAAATTACCATTTAAAGCAGGTCGGTATCATTCATTTTCGGTCTTAAAAATGCCCGAAAACTTCCATATTTCAGCCACTAGTGACGATGGAGTTATAATGGGGATAAGGCACAATTCAAAACCAATATTTGGTGTTCAATTTCATCCGGAGAGTATTTTAACAGAATTTGAGAAAAAAGAAGGTTTAAAAATTATTAAAAACTTTGTAGAGATTTCAAAATTTTATAAATCCCCTAAATTTAGTAAATAA
- a CDS encoding phosphoribosylanthranilate isomerase yields the protein MFLKICGIKTLDELRIVEKYANATGVIVECESKRKIDLKTAENIVTNSKIPVFTVSTSKNLEIWKSIIESTSKNSNFKPYVQIHSDLASKNVEHIKNEYDCFIMKSFKVSERSLNPEKDAEQLIDKIKEYNIDNIDKILLDTGKGCGKTHDHRVSEIISKKFDVVLAGGITFENVRKIVNSVKPVGIDVSSGVELNNRKNELLIKKICHNLI from the coding sequence ATGTTTTTAAAAATTTGCGGAATAAAAACTTTAGATGAATTAAGAATTGTTGAGAAATACGCAAATGCTACCGGTGTTATAGTAGAATGCGAATCAAAACGGAAGATAGATTTGAAAACTGCGGAGAATATCGTTACTAATTCTAAAATTCCAGTTTTCACAGTATCTACATCCAAAAATTTGGAAATTTGGAAATCAATAATTGAATCAACTTCAAAAAATTCAAATTTTAAGCCATATGTTCAAATTCATTCTGATTTGGCTTCCAAAAATGTGGAACATATCAAAAATGAATATGATTGCTTTATAATGAAGTCATTTAAAGTCTCCGAACGAAGTTTAAACCCTGAAAAAGACGCTGAACAACTTATTGATAAAATTAAGGAATATAATATCGACAATATTGATAAAATACTATTGGATACAGGTAAGGGTTGCGGGAAAACTCATGACCATAGAGTTAGCGAAATTATCTCCAAAAAATTTGATGTCGTACTTGCAGGCGGTATAACTTTTGAAAACGTGAGAAAAATTGTAAATTCCGTAAAACCCGTTGGAATTGATGTTTCTAGTGGCGTTGAGTTAAACAACAGAAAAAACGAATTATTAATAAAAAAGATTTGTCATAATTTGATTTAA
- the trpB gene encoding tryptophan synthase subunit beta, translated as MKCNTKCDKNGYFGEFGGQYIPEVLKPAVEELKEAYKELKDDEDFQNELAYYLKHYAGRETPLYYAKNLTEKLGGAKIYLKREDLLHGGAHKTNNTIGQALLAKKMGKTRIIAETGAGQHGVGTSMAGALFGLETEIFMGRVDTERQQPNVARMKLLGAKVTPVDTGSKVLKDAVNEAMRNWTATFENTHYLLGTVMGPHPFPTMVRDFQSVIGKEVKKQIMEQEERLPDYLVACIGGGSNAMGLFHPFLSNNISTGNDDAKNVKMIGIEAAGKGLNTSLHGASITKGEKGVLHGMLSYFLQDEDGQIEEAYSISAGLDYPGIGPEHAYLHNLGRVQYASATDKQALKAFMELTRTEGIIPALESSHAIAYAIENAGNMDKDDIMVINLSGRGDKDLNTVINAVHKLGC; from the coding sequence ATGAAATGTAATACAAAATGTGACAAAAATGGATATTTTGGGGAATTTGGGGGTCAATATATACCTGAAGTTTTAAAACCGGCTGTTGAAGAGCTTAAAGAAGCCTATAAAGAGTTAAAAGATGACGAAGACTTTCAAAATGAGCTTGCATACTATTTAAAACATTATGCAGGACGTGAAACTCCCCTATATTATGCAAAAAACTTGACTGAAAAACTTGGTGGTGCCAAAATCTACCTAAAAAGAGAGGACTTATTGCATGGTGGTGCCCATAAAACCAATAACACTATTGGTCAAGCACTTCTTGCTAAAAAAATGGGTAAAACAAGAATAATTGCTGAGACGGGTGCGGGTCAACATGGTGTTGGCACGTCTATGGCAGGAGCACTTTTTGGTCTCGAAACAGAGATTTTTATGGGTAGGGTAGATACAGAACGACAACAACCTAACGTAGCACGTATGAAATTATTGGGTGCAAAAGTTACGCCAGTCGATACAGGTTCCAAAGTTTTAAAAGACGCTGTAAATGAAGCTATGAGAAATTGGACTGCTACTTTTGAAAATACTCACTATTTACTTGGCACTGTGATGGGTCCACACCCATTCCCAACTATGGTGAGAGATTTTCAGTCAGTAATTGGGAAAGAAGTTAAAAAACAAATAATGGAGCAGGAAGAAAGACTTCCTGATTATTTAGTTGCCTGTATTGGAGGGGGTAGCAATGCAATGGGTTTATTTCATCCATTTTTAAGTAATAATATCAGTACTGGCAATGATGATGCCAAAAATGTTAAAATGATAGGAATAGAGGCTGCAGGTAAGGGGCTTAACACTAGCCTTCACGGTGCATCCATAACTAAAGGTGAAAAAGGGGTACTTCACGGTATGCTTTCGTATTTCTTACAAGACGAGGATGGACAAATAGAAGAAGCTTATAGTATTTCTGCCGGATTGGATTACCCAGGGATAGGTCCAGAGCATGCTTATTTACATAACCTTGGGCGTGTGCAGTATGCTTCAGCAACTGATAAACAGGCCTTAAAAGCATTTATGGAACTTACGAGAACCGAAGGAATTATCCCGGCTCTAGAATCGTCTCACGCGATTGCTTATGCCATTGAAAATGCAGGAAATATGGATAAGGACGATATAATGGTAATAAACCTTTCAGGACGTGGGGATAAAGATTTAAACACAGTAATAAATGCAGTACATAAATTGGGTTGTTAA
- the trpA gene encoding tryptophan synthase subunit alpha: protein MKNLENLEKDLKNDLKKDLKKEKPILVSFLVSGDPNIEATLKFMNALDEYCGVIELGIPFSDPIADGSTIQEANVRSLSNGYKIHQSFDVLREFRKFSDTPVVLMTYYNPIYKRGIENFVIQAKEAGANGLIIVDLPLDEAEQYRAICKKHDMGTVFLVAPNTPDERLMYSDEASTLFLYVISTFGITGARGSFEKMTFEFIARAKNLCDKNKLYVGFGISNGEHAEKIIENGADGVIVGSAFVDIIKEYGDSNETIYKLKELARELSEGIHKGYVKYNEKNKY, encoded by the coding sequence ATGAAAAACTTAGAAAATTTAGAAAAAGATTTGAAAAATGACTTAAAAAAAGATTTGAAAAAAGAAAAACCAATTTTAGTTAGTTTTTTAGTATCAGGGGACCCAAATATTGAAGCTACACTAAAATTTATGAATGCACTAGACGAATATTGCGGAGTTATAGAACTAGGTATACCATTTAGTGACCCGATAGCAGATGGTTCAACTATTCAAGAGGCAAATGTACGTTCCTTATCAAATGGTTATAAAATACATCAATCTTTTGACGTATTACGGGAATTTAGGAAATTTTCAGATACGCCAGTTGTACTTATGACGTATTACAATCCAATATATAAAAGAGGTATTGAAAATTTTGTAATTCAAGCAAAAGAAGCAGGGGCAAATGGGCTTATAATTGTAGATTTACCCCTAGATGAAGCAGAACAGTATAGGGCAATATGTAAAAAGCATGATATGGGAACAGTATTCCTTGTAGCCCCAAATACACCTGATGAGAGGTTGATGTATTCTGATGAGGCTAGTACACTGTTTTTATACGTAATTTCGACATTTGGTATTACTGGAGCTAGGGGTTCATTTGAAAAGATGACTTTTGAATTTATAGCTCGTGCAAAAAATCTTTGCGATAAAAATAAGCTGTATGTAGGTTTTGGAATTTCAAACGGTGAACATGCTGAAAAAATAATTGAAAATGGTGCTGACGGTGTTATTGTAGGGAGTGCTTTTGTAGATATTATTAAGGAATACGGGGATTCTAATGAAACTATTTATAAATTAAAAGAATTAGCTCGGGAATTAAGCGAAGGGATTCATAAAGGTTATGTTAAATACAATGAAAAGAATAAATATTAA